A region of Paenibacillus sp. 37 DNA encodes the following proteins:
- a CDS encoding cyclic peptide export ABC transporter, with amino-acid sequence MMNPRLLLLENILINNKGVFYGLGLEMSFFKMFFFFLSGLIILILFYTGKILKETKQKKRAFKKTKKETIKEVLLISAVVGYFGICIFSSTNYFFGISKWELINATYGNWIFLSFIALIITLFVYLLFIHALFSSEKEGEKNYAAIISLSIINGLMNTMIILTINETFNTELKYSSYLLMFFIFFVIFFVFTQKVLQEKLIKNASLLINEKRKLIVDGITDSSYEKVEKIGSSKIYTVLNSDTEAISKSPELVVTGFSSLLTIIFCMGYLGYQNFYGFVGSLSIIVLNLSFSIFVNKKASKYWTKNREMKDRYFSYTTHMLHGFRELILNKHKKSEYVAEMKNCANETTNYNVKASIKILNYNLYNITMYNIIFAVVVFIFPILLTGINVANLRETLFIVFYMLGPFQILINSISQLESLKVNMKQINDLIFLLQKSEDLKSDINIQENKSRRSPDKIELDLENIEYSYFVSDKNNNKTEFKLGPINMSIRSGEILMIIGGNGSGKSTLSKIMTGLYNPQGGVVKLNGERASMEELNECFSAIFSDFHLFNKLYGIDTNTNKQSINDLLKLMKMESKVYIDSEGNINSNELSTGQKKRLAYIISCLENKPLILLDEWAAEQDPEFKAFFYEELLSILKSQGKGIIVVTHDDQYFSVADRVIKLESGQIKHNHYDGLKTY; translated from the coding sequence ATGATGAATCCACGGTTACTACTTCTTGAAAACATTCTAATCAACAATAAAGGTGTTTTTTATGGATTAGGTCTTGAGATGAGTTTTTTTAAAATGTTTTTTTTCTTTTTGTCAGGTTTGATTATTTTAATTTTGTTTTATACTGGCAAGATACTTAAAGAAACAAAACAGAAAAAAAGAGCATTTAAGAAAACAAAAAAAGAAACTATAAAAGAAGTATTACTGATAAGTGCAGTAGTTGGTTATTTCGGAATATGTATATTTTCAAGTACAAATTATTTTTTTGGTATTTCAAAATGGGAATTGATTAATGCTACCTATGGAAACTGGATTTTTTTATCTTTTATTGCGTTAATAATTACTTTATTTGTATATCTATTATTTATACATGCATTGTTCTCATCCGAAAAGGAAGGAGAAAAAAATTATGCAGCTATTATTTCTTTAAGTATTATTAATGGATTAATGAATACAATGATCATATTAACGATCAACGAAACTTTTAATACTGAACTGAAGTATTCAAGTTACTTACTTATGTTCTTTATTTTCTTTGTAATATTTTTTGTATTCACTCAAAAAGTTTTACAAGAAAAGTTGATAAAGAATGCTAGTTTACTTATAAATGAAAAAAGAAAGTTAATTGTTGACGGAATAACCGATTCATCATATGAGAAAGTTGAAAAGATAGGTAGTTCTAAAATATACACAGTATTAAATAGTGACACAGAGGCCATATCTAAATCACCAGAATTAGTAGTAACAGGCTTTTCAAGTCTACTGACTATTATCTTTTGTATGGGTTATTTAGGTTACCAGAACTTCTATGGGTTTGTTGGTTCCCTGTCTATTATAGTACTTAATCTAAGTTTTAGTATATTTGTTAATAAAAAGGCTTCAAAATATTGGACGAAAAATAGAGAAATGAAAGATAGATATTTCTCTTATACTACTCACATGTTACACGGTTTCAGAGAACTAATCCTAAACAAACATAAAAAATCAGAGTATGTAGCAGAAATGAAAAATTGTGCTAATGAAACTACAAATTATAATGTCAAAGCGTCTATTAAAATATTAAATTACAATTTGTATAACATTACGATGTACAACATCATCTTTGCAGTTGTAGTATTTATTTTTCCAATACTATTAACCGGTATAAATGTAGCAAACTTACGTGAAACATTATTTATTGTATTTTATATGCTGGGTCCATTTCAAATTTTAATCAATTCGATATCTCAGTTGGAATCATTGAAAGTAAATATGAAACAAATCAATGATTTGATATTTTTGCTGCAAAAAAGTGAAGATTTAAAAAGTGATATAAACATACAGGAAAATAAATCTCGAAGATCGCCAGACAAAATCGAGTTGGACCTGGAAAATATTGAGTACAGTTATTTTGTAAGTGATAAAAATAACAATAAAACCGAGTTTAAATTAGGTCCTATCAATATGTCGATTAGATCAGGTGAAATTTTGATGATTATTGGTGGAAATGGAAGTGGAAAATCAACTTTATCAAAGATTATGACAGGTCTATACAATCCCCAGGGTGGAGTAGTTAAACTAAATGGCGAACGAGCATCGATGGAAGAGCTGAATGAATGTTTCTCGGCTATTTTTAGTGACTTTCATCTATTTAATAAATTGTATGGTATAGATACTAATACAAATAAACAAAGTATCAATGACCTGCTTAAATTAATGAAAATGGAATCTAAAGTGTATATTGATAGTGAAGGAAATATAAATTCTAACGAATTATCTACGGGACAGAAGAAACGATTAGCCTATATCATCTCATGTTTAGAAAATAAACCTTTAATTTTATTGGATGAATGGGCGGCTGAGCAAGATCCTGAGTTTAAAGCGTTCTTTTATGAAGAGTTACTTTCAATTCTTAAATCCCAAGGGAAGGGAATTATCGTAGTCACACACGATGACCAATATTTCAGTGTAGCTGATCGAGTGATAAAACTAGAGAGTGGTCAAATCAAGCATAATCACTACGATGGTCTAAAGACATACTAA
- a CDS encoding non-ribosomal peptide synthetase: MKNLYELLVRSSTDFGNKDAIIFENERMNYNEFLLRVDDLAESLSNSGLSNRTILLAVPRSIELLISIFAILKNKSTYIPIDLSYPKDRINYIIADSSSDYVLTTLENEDMFSDSNTFFIDGEPSHANNQLKQTRTESPVRLNPAYIIYTSGSTGNPKGVMIGEDSLVNFVDAMGEACALDDGKKIICLTTVSFDIFFLESVMALCKGMTVILANTRESTNPKAIYELISEHGIDVVQMTPSRARMLLNFNEKALENVQDIIIGGESFPTNLLEDIRKNTKATIYNVYGPTEATVWATVSNVTHENEITIGKPLRNYEIFILDDNLQKVEPGEVGEICIAGVALSLGYYNKEQLTSERFVVVNDLQNKKIYRTGDYGKYISNGNIKYIGRMDNQVKIRGYRVEVEEIEKVIYDSQLVSQVVVIVHTVNSINSLWVYYCSDNMQNADELKRFLKEKLPDYMIPNKFIEIQSMPQTPNGKIDRNALKTMEIDILSEDKVKEADLEKDLSENNIEIISIIKNVTESDDITMETSIDFIDSISFVKILVEIENHFDILLADETLTNSFFNNIEELIQYVESNIESSKEV, encoded by the coding sequence ATGAAAAATTTATATGAATTATTAGTTCGTTCCTCTACTGATTTTGGGAATAAAGATGCGATAATCTTTGAAAATGAAAGAATGAACTATAATGAATTTCTATTACGAGTAGATGATCTTGCTGAGTCTCTATCCAATAGTGGATTGAGTAACAGAACTATACTTCTTGCTGTACCAAGAAGTATAGAATTGCTTATTTCGATTTTTGCAATCTTGAAAAATAAAAGCACCTATATTCCTATTGATCTATCATATCCTAAGGATAGAATTAATTATATAATCGCTGACAGTTCTAGTGACTACGTGTTAACAACACTGGAAAACGAAGATATGTTTTCAGATAGCAACACTTTTTTTATTGATGGCGAACCATCGCATGCTAATAATCAACTGAAACAAACACGGACTGAAAGTCCTGTACGTTTAAATCCAGCTTATATCATCTATACATCAGGATCTACTGGGAACCCTAAAGGAGTCATGATCGGAGAAGATTCATTAGTCAATTTTGTTGATGCAATGGGTGAGGCTTGTGCTCTAGATGATGGTAAAAAGATCATATGTTTAACAACAGTTTCATTTGATATATTTTTTCTTGAGAGTGTAATGGCTCTCTGTAAAGGGATGACAGTTATACTTGCCAATACTAGAGAAAGCACGAATCCTAAAGCAATTTATGAATTAATTAGTGAACATGGGATTGATGTAGTTCAGATGACACCTTCAAGAGCCAGAATGTTATTGAATTTTAATGAGAAGGCACTTGAAAATGTTCAAGATATCATTATTGGTGGAGAAAGTTTCCCTACGAATTTACTTGAAGATATCAGGAAAAATACAAAAGCCACTATATATAATGTCTATGGCCCTACAGAGGCAACCGTTTGGGCAACAGTATCAAATGTCACGCACGAGAACGAGATAACGATTGGTAAGCCATTACGTAATTATGAGATTTTTATATTGGATGATAATTTACAAAAGGTAGAACCAGGCGAAGTAGGGGAAATCTGCATAGCGGGAGTAGCATTATCTCTTGGATATTATAATAAAGAACAATTAACTTCTGAGAGATTTGTGGTGGTAAACGATCTTCAGAATAAAAAAATATACCGGACAGGTGATTACGGAAAGTACATATCTAACGGTAACATTAAGTATATTGGGCGAATGGATAATCAGGTGAAAATCAGAGGTTACAGGGTAGAAGTCGAAGAAATAGAAAAAGTAATATATGATTCGCAACTTGTGAGTCAAGTCGTTGTTATAGTGCATACTGTAAACAGTATAAACAGTTTATGGGTATACTACTGCTCTGATAACATGCAGAATGCTGATGAATTGAAACGGTTCCTCAAGGAAAAATTACCGGATTATATGATTCCAAACAAATTCATAGAGATCCAAAGCATGCCTCAAACACCAAATGGAAAAATCGATCGAAATGCGTTGAAGACAATGGAGATTGATATTCTTTCTGAAGATAAAGTAAAAGAAGCTGATTTGGAAAAAGACCTATCGGAAAATAATATTGAAATTATTTCTATTATAAAAAATGTCACAGAATCTGATGATATAACAATGGAGACCTCTATTGATTTCATTGATTCTATATCCTTTGTAAAAATTTTAGTAGAAATTGAGAACCATTTTGATATTCTTTTGGCCGATGAGACTTTAACTAATTCTTTCTTTAATAACATTGAAGAGTTAATACAATATGTTGAATCCAATATCGAAAGTAGTAAAGAGGTGTAG
- a CDS encoding C39 family peptidase, with translation MKKTVDLVVPEKCYSMVDCWEAIMTMILIHFEKEPSVIYSALDFYYDTSKEEQESKSLENIFYNTFSLTDLTIVKETLQFYEMYFSLAIHVGKSETIDEMYNSIKQELQDNKPVVVFVDTILCKFNRMYQKFSYSHAIIISGVDDGECLVLDPTQNLEPLKIGIEEVFACSTALLTFNNKDKYTVDGKELLKQNFERNNTRSATRKTTRIENIKNLFDAISNNVEIVSQSFDNQEESLNTMFAWLFKNTSINIKNYTLFVQKNYSNAADIVSVLLQECQGKWMILGKTFMRMYYSSKKLRDEQFKKISLLFDDIYNLEQKIMKELIILFNLNSNESGEII, from the coding sequence ATGAAAAAAACAGTTGATCTGGTGGTACCAGAAAAATGTTACAGCATGGTAGATTGTTGGGAAGCAATAATGACTATGATTCTTATTCATTTTGAGAAAGAACCTAGCGTTATATATTCTGCGTTAGATTTTTATTACGATACATCTAAAGAAGAACAAGAATCAAAATCCTTAGAAAATATATTTTATAATACTTTTTCATTAACCGATCTGACCATTGTTAAGGAGACTTTGCAATTTTATGAGATGTATTTTTCTCTTGCAATCCATGTGGGAAAAAGCGAGACAATAGACGAAATGTATAATTCTATTAAACAAGAGTTACAGGACAACAAACCAGTTGTTGTTTTTGTAGATACTATTCTCTGCAAGTTTAATCGGATGTATCAAAAATTCAGTTACTCCCATGCAATTATAATTTCAGGCGTTGATGATGGAGAGTGTTTAGTCTTGGATCCAACTCAAAACTTAGAACCTTTGAAAATAGGGATTGAAGAAGTGTTTGCTTGTTCAACAGCGTTATTAACATTTAATAACAAGGATAAATATACAGTAGATGGTAAAGAACTTTTGAAGCAAAATTTTGAAAGAAATAATACGAGATCTGCAACACGAAAAACTACCCGAATAGAAAATATAAAAAATTTATTTGATGCTATTTCGAATAATGTAGAGATTGTATCGCAAAGTTTTGATAATCAAGAAGAATCATTAAATACGATGTTTGCATGGCTATTCAAAAATACATCTATAAATATAAAAAATTATACATTATTTGTACAAAAAAACTATAGTAATGCTGCGGATATAGTAAGTGTACTCCTTCAGGAATGTCAAGGAAAGTGGATGATACTAGGGAAAACTTTTATGAGAATGTACTATTCTTCAAAAAAGCTTAGGGATGAACAATTTAAGAAAATTAGTCTTCTTTTTGATGATATTTATAATTTGGAACAGAAAATTATGAAAGAACTCATTATCTTGTTTAACCTAAATTCTAATGAAAGTGGAGAGATTATTTAA
- a CDS encoding transglutaminase-like domain-containing protein, whose amino-acid sequence MDCLYLASEELSQTILLHINNNELFISCPSEDIFNRKCLKFNITENDFIFYFLNKKYNLTKSSKSRKFVFERTDIIHKTACLVSFTEVEKKEFEDLNVHLVPLENEIYKQEGDYVEFKYSFEKITNIKEYVKMEEWLDDSQDDFNKMYLCLEWVNQRAKHKSYMVLPPKRDLRSLLNFAAEHGNRLNCRGLAIVLSELCLAAGLYSRYITCSPRERETDDSHVVVIVYSKEFNKWIMLDPSYCLFFFNNQNEPLSIHEFRNLIRNERNEVHINENANYHGKRLNINTYLHSIKHKLYRFSSSLEMSIGVDSCYEDNVIHLVPQTKDYNFSRAISNPDIFWQLPFKKGTIHEKHEKNS is encoded by the coding sequence ATGGACTGTTTATACCTTGCATCAGAGGAATTATCCCAAACTATATTGTTGCATATAAATAATAATGAATTATTCATTTCTTGTCCAAGCGAGGATATTTTTAACCGCAAGTGTTTAAAGTTTAATATTACTGAAAATGATTTTATCTTTTATTTTTTGAATAAAAAGTATAATCTTACGAAATCGTCAAAGTCCAGAAAATTTGTTTTTGAGAGAACAGATATTATTCATAAAACAGCATGCCTAGTCTCTTTCACAGAAGTAGAGAAAAAGGAATTTGAAGATCTTAATGTACATCTTGTCCCTTTAGAAAATGAGATATATAAACAAGAAGGTGACTATGTAGAATTCAAGTACAGTTTTGAAAAAATTACTAATATAAAAGAATATGTGAAAATGGAAGAATGGCTGGATGATTCTCAAGATGATTTTAATAAAATGTATTTATGCTTAGAATGGGTGAACCAAAGGGCCAAACATAAAAGCTATATGGTATTGCCTCCAAAAAGAGACTTGCGATCCTTACTAAACTTTGCTGCCGAGCATGGGAATAGATTGAATTGTAGAGGCTTGGCTATTGTTTTATCAGAACTCTGTCTCGCTGCAGGTCTATATTCGAGATATATTACTTGCAGTCCAAGAGAAAGAGAAACGGATGATAGCCATGTTGTAGTTATTGTTTATTCTAAGGAATTTAATAAATGGATAATGCTAGATCCTAGTTATTGTTTGTTTTTTTTCAATAATCAAAATGAACCATTATCGATTCATGAATTTAGAAATTTAATAAGGAACGAAAGAAACGAAGTACACATTAATGAAAACGCAAATTATCATGGGAAAAGATTAAATATTAATACCTATTTGCATAGTATAAAACATAAGCTTTATAGATTTAGCAGTTCACTTGAGATGTCGATTGGTGTGGACTCTTGCTATGAAGACAACGTGATACACCTAGTACCCCAAACCAAAGACTATAATTTTTCAAGGGCGATCAGTAACCCAGATATCTTTTGGCAACTTCCATTTAAGAAAGGGACTATTCATGAAAAACATGAAAAAAACAGTTGA
- a CDS encoding radical SAM/SPASM domain-containing protein gives MKSSMYNVFLENEGRYYIFNTLSSKLIEVDQKSFQSLKNNEEEINTSNLSEELERYGLVTSESVDEIRLFKHIVDKSIYDNNLRMTIVMTNNCNFRCQYCYQEKNNKSMSDEVEKSIIKFLYKNIKKYKSVYIEWFGGEPLIEKNRIIRMARKIKEICTENRVPFISSITTNGYYLDMETFTELVDNNCIFFQITIDGAKSLHDTLRPHVSGKGTFDKITENLLNIKNSDINKRYTIAIRNNILKSKIKEYEEFFDYFNENFADDNCFKLIQKPIKDWGGESVKKLTNELVDSDYEMMEIIKKNEKRLNNNYSDLYESINSKMCYSFKENGFAINWDGSVYKCNRNIENHKIVDKNLIGEIRENGTIDENDMINSIWTDKPLEEKCNSCELLPVCFTSGCPASWIMKKSMICMKENKEEQRFLYNIEREIKDGNAIKLI, from the coding sequence ATGAAAAGCTCAATGTATAATGTTTTCTTGGAAAATGAGGGCCGGTACTACATCTTTAACACTCTTTCATCCAAGCTAATAGAAGTAGATCAAAAATCTTTTCAATCATTAAAAAACAATGAAGAAGAAATCAATACCTCGAATTTAAGTGAAGAGCTCGAGAGATATGGTCTAGTCACTTCTGAAAGTGTCGATGAGATTAGGCTATTCAAGCATATTGTAGACAAAAGCATCTATGATAATAATTTAAGGATGACAATAGTCATGACGAACAATTGTAATTTTCGTTGTCAATATTGTTATCAGGAAAAAAACAACAAATCTATGTCTGACGAAGTCGAGAAAAGTATTATTAAATTCCTCTATAAAAATATAAAAAAGTATAAGTCAGTCTATATTGAATGGTTTGGAGGCGAGCCATTAATTGAAAAGAACAGAATTATAAGAATGGCTAGAAAGATCAAAGAAATTTGTACTGAAAATCGAGTGCCTTTCATTTCTTCCATAACAACAAATGGATATTATTTGGATATGGAAACTTTTACCGAACTTGTGGATAATAACTGTATTTTTTTTCAAATTACAATTGATGGTGCAAAAAGTTTACATGATACATTGAGGCCACATGTTAGTGGCAAAGGTACTTTTGATAAGATAACGGAAAATCTCTTAAATATTAAAAATTCTGATATTAATAAAAGATATACAATTGCCATAAGGAATAACATACTCAAAAGCAAAATTAAAGAGTATGAAGAGTTTTTTGACTATTTTAATGAAAATTTCGCCGATGATAATTGTTTTAAACTTATTCAAAAGCCTATTAAAGATTGGGGAGGCGAGAGTGTAAAAAAACTTACAAATGAATTAGTAGATAGTGATTATGAAATGATGGAAATTATTAAGAAGAACGAAAAGAGACTAAACAATAATTACAGTGATCTGTATGAAAGTATTAATAGTAAAATGTGCTATTCATTTAAAGAGAATGGATTTGCGATTAATTGGGACGGTTCAGTATATAAATGTAATAGAAATATTGAAAATCATAAGATTGTTGATAAAAACTTGATTGGAGAAATACGAGAGAACGGCACTATTGATGAGAACGATATGATTAATTCGATATGGACAGATAAACCATTGGAAGAAAAATGTAATAGTTGCGAACTTTTGCCAGTTTGTTTCACGTCAGGTTGTCCAGCGAGTTGGATCATGAAAAAAAGTATGATTTGCATGAAGGAGAATAAAGAAGAACAAAGATTTCTTTATAATATTGAAAGAGAAATAAAAGATGGCAATGCTATTAAACTGATATAG
- a CDS encoding S8 family serine peptidase yields the protein MNWHNLKGDGIKIAIVDSGTNTSRREFNEIYVENIDLTSDYCLDNEHTDNIGHGTATSYILHNHLPEARIYSIKIFDKNHETNIEDLIRALKYIITTLDVDIIHLSNGVTFCDKIDDLEEICSFIENKGIITVAAFDNLGAISYPAAFDSVLGVDYHTFCTEAQKYYYVENSIVNIMGIGALQRLPWDEGYKRVAGSSFAAPHITAIVAKIMQSGIRDKKKILIELKNNAMKVVNYSKRNIEKPDWINKIDKAIIFPFNKEMHSLLRFRNELTFSIKGVYEPRRHNKWRDTEKLKGIMDLKIESIDEIDWESDFDTVILGHTSMLNSVYNRDFYEFFIQSCLEHSKNLYSFDDLSAYQGDIDMLKKDNKIYYPIISEENVPESNMDKLHRIPQPVLGVFGTSPRQGKFTLQMTLRKLLCEKGYQVGQLGTEASSLLFGMNEVYPMGYNSSVNVSGGKAISTVNELMYNISRNDPDIILVGSQSQTVPYSAGNIGFYPNHQHDFLLGSEPDAIILCVNPNDNLTYINRTINYLENYIETKVIAISIFPVEKDYNLISLIGDGAILNQKQIEEKKEFMKEYFKKPTFLIGSDSDDERLVVMIENFFGE from the coding sequence ATGAACTGGCATAACCTTAAGGGCGATGGAATTAAAATTGCGATTGTTGATAGCGGAACCAATACCAGCAGAAGAGAATTCAATGAGATATATGTTGAAAATATTGATTTAACTTCAGATTATTGTCTGGATAATGAGCATACCGACAACATTGGTCATGGAACGGCTACTTCATATATATTGCATAATCATCTACCTGAGGCCAGGATTTACTCAATAAAAATTTTCGATAAAAACCATGAAACCAATATTGAAGATCTGATACGAGCATTGAAATACATCATTACAACACTCGACGTTGATATTATTCATTTAAGTAATGGAGTGACATTTTGCGATAAAATAGATGATTTAGAAGAAATATGTAGTTTTATTGAAAACAAAGGAATTATTACTGTTGCAGCTTTTGATAACTTAGGTGCGATATCGTACCCAGCAGCCTTTGACTCTGTTTTAGGTGTTGATTATCATACATTTTGTACAGAGGCTCAAAAGTATTATTATGTTGAGAATAGTATCGTTAATATTATGGGCATAGGTGCCCTTCAGCGATTACCGTGGGATGAAGGATATAAACGTGTGGCTGGTTCAAGTTTTGCAGCCCCTCATATTACAGCTATTGTTGCTAAAATTATGCAATCTGGCATCAGAGACAAAAAGAAGATTTTAATTGAACTGAAAAACAATGCCATGAAGGTAGTTAATTATAGTAAAAGAAATATTGAGAAACCTGATTGGATTAATAAAATTGATAAGGCCATTATATTTCCTTTTAATAAAGAAATGCATTCTCTATTGAGGTTTCGTAATGAATTAACTTTTTCGATTAAAGGTGTTTATGAACCAAGAAGGCATAATAAATGGAGAGATACAGAAAAATTGAAGGGTATTATGGATCTGAAGATTGAGAGTATCGATGAAATTGATTGGGAATCTGATTTTGATACTGTAATACTAGGTCATACTAGCATGTTAAACTCGGTTTATAATCGGGATTTTTATGAGTTTTTCATTCAATCATGTTTAGAACATTCTAAAAATCTCTACTCTTTTGATGATCTTTCAGCCTATCAAGGAGACATTGATATGTTAAAGAAAGATAACAAAATTTATTATCCAATTATTTCTGAAGAAAATGTTCCAGAAAGTAACATGGATAAATTACATAGAATTCCGCAACCTGTTTTAGGGGTTTTTGGAACTAGTCCACGGCAAGGTAAATTTACTTTACAGATGACTTTGAGAAAACTATTGTGTGAGAAAGGTTATCAAGTGGGCCAACTTGGTACAGAAGCTTCGTCTTTATTGTTTGGCATGAATGAAGTTTACCCAATGGGTTACAATTCTTCAGTTAATGTCTCAGGAGGCAAAGCTATAAGTACAGTAAATGAATTGATGTATAACATCTCCAGGAATGATCCGGATATCATTCTAGTTGGATCTCAATCTCAAACCGTCCCGTATTCAGCAGGTAACATTGGTTTTTACCCCAATCATCAGCATGATTTCTTACTTGGAAGTGAGCCGGACGCTATTATATTATGTGTCAATCCAAATGATAACTTGACTTATATAAACAGAACCATAAATTATTTAGAGAATTATATTGAAACGAAAGTAATAGCAATAAGTATCTTCCCGGTTGAGAAAGATTACAATTTAATATCTCTTATAGGTGATGGGGCCATTTTGAACCAAAAGCAAATTGAAGAAAAAAAAGAATTCATGAAAGAATATTTCAAAAAACCAACTTTTCTTATAGGTTCAGATAGTGATGATGAGAGGTTGGTAGTAATGATTGAGAATTTTTTTGGTGAATAG
- a CDS encoding phosphopantetheine-binding protein, with translation MEIENKLKTIFHNMGIYIDQEDYTEELELESLQFVALIIAIEKEFMVRINDDILEVKELANFKDYVKLVESLYE, from the coding sequence ATGGAGATAGAAAATAAACTAAAAACAATATTTCATAATATGGGAATCTATATTGATCAAGAAGATTATACAGAGGAGCTTGAATTAGAATCTTTACAATTTGTTGCCTTAATTATCGCAATTGAGAAAGAATTTATGGTCAGAATTAATGACGATATTCTTGAAGTGAAGGAACTAGCTAATTTCAAAGATTATGTAAAATTAGTTGAGAGTCTGTATGAATAA
- a CDS encoding enoyl-ACP reductase, protein MLLEGKQILVTGIANEKSIAWGIAKSLNKQGAKLLFTYRKEKSRRKLQKMLTDAEIEPLCIIACDVLNDDSISEAFNFIKQHVGRIDGVVHSLAYASIEALHGDCIDISREDFLEALSASTYSLISFCKHAREVMTEGGSVVTQTYLGSERAIDNYSVMGIAKAALEATVRYLSVDLGKLGIRVNAVSSGVIKTSASSVILGLDEKLLNVAERAPLKKNVTLEEIGDTSMFLMSSLSKGITGEIIFVDSGFHVLG, encoded by the coding sequence GTGTTGCTAGAAGGAAAACAAATACTTGTAACAGGAATAGCGAATGAGAAAAGCATAGCGTGGGGAATTGCTAAGTCGCTAAACAAACAAGGAGCTAAATTGCTTTTTACATATCGAAAAGAAAAATCGCGTCGTAAACTTCAAAAAATGCTAACGGATGCGGAGATTGAACCTTTATGCATAATTGCTTGTGATGTGTTAAATGACGATAGCATTTCAGAAGCATTCAATTTTATAAAACAACATGTCGGCAGAATAGATGGAGTAGTACATTCTTTAGCCTATGCAAGTATTGAAGCGCTCCATGGCGATTGTATCGATATTAGCAGGGAGGATTTTTTAGAGGCATTAAGTGCTAGTACGTATTCGTTGATATCTTTTTGTAAACATGCCAGAGAGGTTATGACAGAAGGAGGAAGCGTTGTAACTCAAACTTATCTTGGCTCGGAAAGAGCTATTGATAATTATAGTGTCATGGGGATCGCAAAAGCAGCGTTAGAGGCAACCGTTCGTTATTTATCTGTCGATTTGGGGAAATTAGGGATTAGAGTTAATGCTGTTTCATCTGGCGTTATTAAAACTTCAGCTTCTTCTGTAATACTAGGTTTGGATGAAAAACTATTAAATGTTGCTGAAAGAGCTCCTCTCAAAAAAAATGTAACTTTAGAAGAGATCGGTGATACGAGCATGTTTTTAATGAGTTCCCTATCAAAGGGAATAACCGGAGAAATTATTTTTGTGGATTCAGGCTTTCATGTCTTGGGTTAA
- a CDS encoding 4'-phosphopantetheinyl transferase family protein, with amino-acid sequence MVYVFLCNYNHSRDYINEYNLIRFLSKEKQEKFTRNKNKKSFLQSVIGELLTRIIFCKLLKLENKSLVFKKDDFNKPFLESAQGWDFNISHSGEWIVCVFSRHCVGVDLEQVKQRQLGIAQQYFSDDEYTSIINQDTSNQLIHFYRILTLKESYIKATGKGLKIPLNSFCIKGDDYRFYMQANNSLPKAYFQHYNVGEHYLMSICAFEEFSSHVTFFEINELVDLSVLLNFPEELSMEMERLNKSVSIFSGEGRFSMCC; translated from the coding sequence ATGGTCTATGTTTTTTTATGTAATTACAATCATTCCAGGGATTACATCAATGAGTACAATTTAATTCGCTTTCTTTCCAAAGAAAAGCAAGAAAAGTTTACAAGGAATAAAAATAAGAAAAGCTTTTTACAGTCTGTAATAGGTGAACTATTAACTCGTATTATATTTTGTAAACTATTAAAACTTGAGAATAAAAGTCTGGTTTTTAAGAAAGATGACTTTAACAAGCCATTTTTAGAATCCGCACAAGGCTGGGATTTTAATATCTCCCATTCAGGGGAATGGATTGTGTGTGTGTTTTCAAGACATTGTGTCGGGGTCGATCTCGAACAGGTCAAACAACGTCAATTAGGTATTGCTCAGCAATACTTTAGCGACGATGAATATACTTCCATAATTAATCAAGATACTTCTAATCAATTAATTCATTTTTATCGAATTCTAACTTTGAAAGAAAGTTATATAAAAGCAACAGGAAAGGGGCTTAAAATTCCTCTAAATTCTTTCTGCATCAAAGGGGATGATTATAGATTTTATATGCAAGCTAACAACAGTCTGCCAAAAGCATATTTCCAGCATTACAATGTTGGTGAACATTATTTAATGTCAATCTGTGCCTTTGAAGAGTTCTCCTCACATGTTACTTTTTTTGAAATAAATGAATTAGTCGATTTGTCAGTGTTATTGAATTTTCCTGAGGAATTAAGCATGGAAATGGAGAGGCTTAATAAGTCAGTTAGTATATTCTCTGGTGAAGGCAGGTTTTCTATGTGTTGCTAG